A window of the Lactuca sativa cultivar Salinas chromosome 5, Lsat_Salinas_v11, whole genome shotgun sequence genome harbors these coding sequences:
- the LOC111891565 gene encoding H/ACA ribonucleoprotein complex subunit 3-like protein encodes MYLQFYINDNGDKVYTTKKESPVGLATQSAHPARFSPDDKFSRQRVLLKKRFGLLPTQKPARKY; translated from the exons ATGTATCTCCAGTTTTACATAAATGATAACGGTGACAAAGTTTACACCACCAAG AAAGAATCACCCGTTGGTTTGGCCACACAATCAGCTCATCCTG CTCGGTTTTCCCCTGATGACAAGTTCTCAAGGCAGAGAGTTTTGTTGAAGAAGCGTTTTGGATTGCTGCCTACCCAAAAACCAGCAAGGAAGTATTGA